Proteins from a genomic interval of Nocardioidaceae bacterium:
- a CDS encoding ABC transporter permease, whose protein sequence is MGTVQGAPFLEYLQAQSSRIISDSIEHLLLAVQVLAVSALLAVVLSVLTYRSALASNSLLNTTVVAFTVPSVAFFAIMQPLTGLSVLTVFVPLVVYALIPMVRNTLVGLQGVDEKIIDAARGQGMSRTAILLRVELPIAWPVILTGIRVAAILTISLTAIAALVNSNIGLGGFVFDGLDNLGSFNALNSALVGTIFTAVLAVVADLFFVLARRFTTPRGLRV, encoded by the coding sequence GTGGGGACCGTGCAAGGCGCGCCATTTCTCGAGTATCTGCAGGCGCAGAGCTCGCGCATCATCTCCGACTCGATCGAGCACCTGCTGCTGGCGGTGCAGGTGCTCGCCGTCTCGGCCCTGCTGGCGGTCGTGCTGTCCGTGCTGACCTACCGCAGCGCGCTCGCGTCCAACTCGCTGCTCAACACCACCGTGGTGGCCTTCACCGTGCCCTCCGTCGCGTTCTTCGCCATCATGCAGCCGCTGACGGGCCTCTCGGTGCTCACCGTCTTCGTGCCGCTGGTCGTGTACGCGCTCATCCCGATGGTGCGCAACACCCTGGTCGGCCTGCAGGGTGTCGACGAGAAGATCATCGACGCCGCCCGCGGGCAGGGCATGAGCCGCACCGCCATCCTGCTGCGGGTCGAGCTGCCGATCGCCTGGCCCGTCATCCTCACCGGCATCCGCGTCGCGGCGATCCTGACGATCAGCCTGACCGCCATCGCGGCCCTGGTGAACTCCAACATCGGCCTGGGGGGCTTCGTCTTCGACGGGCTCGACAACCTGGGCAGCTTCAACGCGCTCAACAGCGCACTCGTCGGCACGATCTTCACGGCGGTGCTCGCCGTCGTCGCCGACCTCTTCTTCGTGCTCGCCCGACGCTTCACGACTCCGAGGGGACTCCGTGTCTGA
- a CDS encoding ABC transporter ATP-binding protein, protein MEIEAGDIVCLVGPSGCGKTTTMRMINRLIEPTSGTILIGDDDVLKLKATELRRRIGYVIQQIGLFPHMTISQNVALVPGLLGWDKKETSSRVEELLNLVGLEPGRYADRYPRQLSGGQQQRVGVARALAADPPIMLMDEPFGAVDPITRVKLQDEFLNLQKQLRKTIVFVTHDFDEAVKMGDKIAVLREGSRIAQYDTPAAVLAAPADEFVAGFVGRGAKLKQLNLQQLEDQDLRRPGSGTDLPRIDIERTLHDALDSMMGYGVDELSVTRGRDVVGIITLDMIKGEIRELQERAGGRTTDTTAADPAGSGS, encoded by the coding sequence ATGGAGATCGAGGCCGGTGACATCGTCTGCCTCGTCGGCCCCTCGGGCTGCGGCAAGACCACGACGATGCGCATGATCAACCGGCTCATCGAGCCGACCTCGGGCACGATCCTGATCGGCGACGACGACGTGCTGAAGCTGAAGGCGACCGAGCTGCGCCGCCGCATCGGCTACGTCATCCAGCAGATCGGCCTGTTCCCCCACATGACGATCTCGCAGAACGTCGCGCTCGTCCCCGGGCTGCTGGGTTGGGACAAGAAGGAGACCTCCAGCCGCGTCGAGGAGCTGCTGAACCTCGTCGGGCTGGAGCCCGGGCGCTACGCCGACCGCTACCCCCGTCAGCTCTCCGGCGGTCAGCAGCAGCGCGTGGGTGTGGCCCGCGCCCTGGCTGCCGACCCGCCGATCATGCTGATGGACGAGCCCTTCGGTGCGGTGGACCCGATCACCCGCGTGAAGCTGCAGGACGAGTTCCTCAACCTCCAGAAGCAGCTGCGCAAGACGATCGTCTTCGTGACGCACGACTTCGACGAGGCCGTGAAGATGGGCGACAAGATCGCCGTCCTGCGGGAGGGGTCGCGCATCGCGCAGTACGACACCCCGGCCGCCGTCCTCGCCGCACCCGCCGACGAGTTCGTCGCAGGCTTCGTCGGCCGCGGTGCCAAGCTCAAGCAGCTCAACCTGCAGCAGCTCGAGGACCAGGACCTGCGCCGCCCCGGCTCCGGCACCGACCTCCCCCGCATCGACATCGAGCGCACCCTGCACGACGCGCTGGACTCGATGATGGGCTACGGCGTCGACGAGCTGTCGGTGACCAGGGGCCGCGACGTCGTCGGCATCATCACGCTCGACATGATCAAGGGCGAGATCCGCGAGCTCCAGGAGCGCGCAGGAGGGCGTACGACCGACACGACGGCCGCCGACCCGGCCGGGAGCGGGTCGTGA
- a CDS encoding 3-isopropylmalate dehydrogenase, with protein sequence MPDATASQPAAAHTGPLRLAHVPGDGIGPEVTAEALKVLRQVLPGDVMLEQTDYDLGAERYLRTGEVLPDSVLAEIRQHDAILLGAVGGKPGDPNLPPGILERGLLLRLRFELDHYVNLRPSRIFPGATSPLADPGDIDFVVVREGTEGPYVGNGGAIRAGTPAELATEVSINTAFGVERVVRDAFRRAQKRRGRLTLVHKTNVLVHAGAVWTRLVREVGEEFPDVEVDYLHVDATMIFLATDPARFDVIVTDNLFGDIVTDLAAAVTGGIGLAASGNVNPDRTAPSMFEPVHGSAPDIAGQAKADPTAAILSASLLCEHLGLDEAARRIDDAVVAELADRAPGTTLRTPEVGDAVAARLS encoded by the coding sequence ATGCCCGACGCCACAGCCTCCCAGCCCGCCGCCGCCCACACCGGCCCCCTCCGTCTCGCCCACGTGCCCGGTGACGGCATCGGCCCGGAGGTCACCGCGGAGGCGCTGAAGGTGCTGCGTCAGGTGCTGCCGGGCGACGTGATGCTCGAGCAGACCGACTACGACCTGGGCGCGGAGCGCTACCTGCGCACCGGCGAGGTGCTGCCCGACTCCGTGCTGGCCGAGATCCGTCAGCACGACGCGATCCTCCTCGGTGCCGTCGGCGGCAAGCCCGGCGACCCGAACCTCCCACCCGGCATCCTCGAGCGCGGGCTGCTGCTGCGGCTGCGCTTCGAGCTCGACCACTACGTCAACCTGCGGCCCTCGCGCATCTTCCCAGGAGCCACCTCACCGCTGGCCGACCCCGGCGACATCGACTTCGTCGTCGTCCGCGAGGGCACCGAGGGTCCGTACGTCGGCAACGGCGGCGCGATCCGCGCCGGCACGCCGGCCGAGCTGGCGACCGAGGTCTCCATCAACACCGCCTTCGGCGTCGAGCGCGTCGTCCGCGACGCCTTCCGTCGCGCGCAGAAGCGCCGCGGCCGACTGACCCTCGTGCACAAGACGAACGTGCTGGTGCACGCCGGTGCGGTGTGGACGCGTCTGGTCCGCGAGGTCGGCGAGGAGTTCCCCGACGTCGAGGTCGACTACCTGCACGTCGACGCCACGATGATCTTCCTGGCCACCGACCCGGCACGGTTCGACGTCATCGTGACCGACAACCTCTTCGGCGACATCGTCACCGACCTCGCCGCCGCGGTCACCGGGGGCATCGGTCTCGCCGCGTCCGGCAACGTGAACCCCGACCGCACCGCGCCCAGCATGTTCGAGCCCGTCCACGGGTCCGCCCCCGACATCGCCGGGCAGGCCAAGGCCGACCCGACGGCGGCGATCCTCTCGGCGTCCCTGCTGTGCGAGCACCTGGGTCTCGACGAGGCCGCCCGCCGCATCGACGACGCTGTCGTGGCCGAGCTCGCGGACCGAGCGCCGGGCACGACGCTGCGTACGCCGGAGGTCGGCGACGCCGTCGCCGCGCGCCTGTCCTGA
- a CDS encoding methyltransferase domain-containing protein has product MSARDQAARDRLLALLDQDRCRRPRPDERGWYDAGTAPDVSTRGQSLMRSRAYATAYRVVRPALFRVAGIGRSPSAEEERRRAVRLLTLSPGDTVLDLCCGPGNFTGVFADAVAPGGLAIGLDASDAMLARAVEEQAGEACTFLKADAARIPLPDASVDAVACFAALYLVDDPAAVLTEAVRVLRPGGRLAVMTSHVHDEGVLGGPVRALARVNRELSGIRGFGHQEVVDLVRAAGAGDVHRRVEGFTQLVTARAPRRAP; this is encoded by the coding sequence ATGAGCGCCCGCGACCAGGCGGCGCGCGACCGGCTCCTCGCACTCCTCGACCAGGACCGGTGCCGGCGACCACGTCCCGACGAGCGCGGCTGGTACGACGCGGGCACCGCTCCCGACGTCTCCACCCGCGGTCAGTCGCTGATGAGGTCCCGGGCGTACGCGACCGCCTACCGGGTGGTGCGGCCCGCACTCTTCCGCGTGGCCGGCATCGGCAGGTCCCCCTCCGCGGAGGAGGAGCGGCGACGGGCCGTACGCCTGTTGACCCTGTCCCCCGGCGACACGGTGCTCGACCTGTGCTGCGGGCCCGGCAACTTCACCGGGGTCTTCGCCGACGCCGTGGCGCCCGGCGGACTGGCCATCGGCCTCGACGCCTCCGACGCCATGCTCGCGCGGGCGGTCGAGGAGCAGGCCGGCGAGGCCTGCACCTTCCTGAAGGCCGACGCCGCGCGCATCCCGCTCCCGGACGCCAGCGTGGACGCCGTCGCCTGCTTCGCCGCGCTCTACCTCGTCGACGACCCGGCGGCGGTCCTGACCGAGGCCGTACGCGTCCTGCGGCCGGGCGGGAGGCTCGCGGTGATGACGAGCCACGTGCACGACGAGGGGGTGCTCGGAGGGCCCGTGCGCGCCCTGGCTCGTGTCAACCGTGAGCTGTCCGGCATCCGCGGTTTCGGCCACCAGGAGGTCGTCGACCTCGTCCGGGCCGCCGGTGCGGGAGACGTGCACCGGCGGGTGGAGGGCTTCACCCAGCTGGTGACGGCGCGCGCGCCGCGCAGAGCGCCCTGA
- a CDS encoding class I SAM-dependent methyltransferase — protein MSGPHDLPAIVQRAFDLSRRSGFVSFCRNETGRLLASLAASRQGTLAEIGTGTGVGAAWLRSGLAPGAHLVTAELDARLADTAAGVFAGDPQVEVLAADWQSLVERGPFSLLFCDSSLAEASNPATLAELVEPGGVVVVDDFVATTTWPPLVDGRVDTLRQAWLTHPDFVASQVLVTEDAAVVIASRR, from the coding sequence GTGAGCGGCCCCCACGACCTGCCGGCGATCGTGCAGCGCGCCTTCGACCTCTCCCGGCGCAGCGGGTTCGTGTCGTTCTGCCGCAACGAGACCGGACGCCTGCTGGCCTCGCTGGCCGCGAGCCGGCAGGGGACCCTCGCCGAGATCGGCACCGGCACGGGGGTCGGCGCCGCGTGGCTGCGTTCGGGCCTGGCCCCGGGAGCCCATCTCGTCACCGCGGAGCTCGACGCGCGGCTGGCCGACACCGCCGCCGGAGTCTTCGCCGGGGACCCGCAGGTGGAGGTGCTCGCCGCGGACTGGCAGTCACTGGTGGAGCGGGGCCCGTTCTCCCTGCTGTTCTGCGACTCCTCGCTCGCGGAGGCCTCCAACCCGGCCACGTTGGCCGAGCTCGTCGAACCGGGCGGTGTCGTCGTGGTCGACGACTTCGTCGCCACGACCACCTGGCCACCGCTGGTCGACGGTCGCGTCGACACGCTGCGCCAGGCCTGGCTCACTCACCCCGACTTCGTCGCGTCCCAGGTGCTGGTCACCGAGGACGCCGCCGTCGTGATCGCGAGCCGTCGATGA
- a CDS encoding ABC transporter permease — MSATDSTDRRTSESEAETQAAAPTADTSGLAPRFGIRDLVTPVFVVAATAAIFIYINTADLDQIEENSFRNIGARALDHILISFVIAGIVLVIAVSLGILVTRPRFKWTAPGVLGLANGGQAIPSIGLLALIAAAFVGFWAVVLALTAYAVLPVLRNTIVGIEQVDAGVKDAARGMGMSGGEVLRRVELVLAVPVIAAGARTALVLAVATVPFGQYLGFGGLGEPLFTGLKTQREVVIYACAALIALLALSIDWLAGVAQRLITPRGIA, encoded by the coding sequence GTGAGCGCGACCGACAGCACCGACCGCCGCACGAGCGAGTCGGAGGCCGAGACCCAGGCCGCGGCTCCCACCGCGGACACCAGCGGCCTCGCGCCGCGGTTCGGCATCCGCGACCTGGTGACGCCGGTCTTCGTCGTGGCTGCGACGGCGGCGATCTTCATCTACATCAACACGGCCGACCTCGACCAGATCGAGGAGAACTCCTTCCGCAACATCGGCGCCCGCGCGCTCGACCACATCCTGATCTCGTTCGTCATCGCGGGGATCGTGCTGGTCATCGCGGTGTCCCTCGGCATCCTGGTGACCCGCCCGCGGTTCAAGTGGACGGCTCCGGGGGTGCTCGGTCTCGCGAACGGTGGCCAGGCGATCCCCAGCATCGGTCTGCTCGCGCTCATCGCCGCGGCCTTCGTGGGCTTCTGGGCCGTGGTGCTGGCGCTCACCGCGTACGCCGTGCTGCCGGTGCTGCGCAACACCATCGTCGGCATCGAGCAGGTCGACGCCGGTGTGAAGGACGCCGCCCGCGGCATGGGCATGAGCGGCGGCGAGGTGCTCCGCCGGGTCGAGCTCGTCCTGGCCGTCCCGGTCATCGCGGCCGGCGCGAGGACCGCGCTGGTGCTCGCGGTCGCGACCGTGCCCTTCGGTCAGTACCTCGGCTTCGGTGGCCTGGGCGAGCCGCTCTTCACCGGCCTGAAGACCCAGCGAGAGGTCGTCATCTACGCCTGCGCAGCCCTGATCGCGCTGCTGGCGCTCAGCATCGACTGGCTC